From a single Granulicella aggregans genomic region:
- a CDS encoding glycoside hydrolase family 43 protein, which yields MAKLRWQNDVNSRKTTEAGLVSGRAFLCLLLAMLANIIIARGQQGSTALLTLPNMPLHDPWMLANEADKTYYLYTSNVPKLSGVSVAGTMVYRSVDLKHWEPPVLVFRTSEMRWAQSGAWAPEVHRWKGKYYLFTTVFDDSKPLPPGRNAVRPAYRRGTISAVSDSPLGPFHPVNPDAPLPPSDFMTLDGTLYVDPVGKPWLVYAHEWLQKTDGTIEAVQLTDDLAKSAAPPIFLFKASDAPWLDKDVVPSTESSQYVTDGPELFRTHDGHLLMLWSSYSNDSKYIQTIARSKTGAINGPWEQLAPLVYEDSGHGMLFHAFDGQLMMILHRPFKNARGKVYDMQDAGDHLEIVRERTDLDAP from the coding sequence GTGGCAAAGTTGCGTTGGCAGAATGATGTGAACAGCCGGAAGACGACCGAAGCAGGACTCGTATCGGGCCGAGCCTTCCTTTGCCTGTTGCTGGCCATGCTGGCCAACATCATCATTGCAAGAGGACAGCAAGGATCGACCGCGTTATTAACGCTGCCCAACATGCCTTTGCACGATCCGTGGATGCTCGCAAACGAAGCGGACAAGACCTACTACCTCTACACCTCCAATGTCCCTAAGCTCTCCGGCGTGAGCGTAGCTGGAACCATGGTGTACCGGAGCGTCGACCTCAAGCACTGGGAGCCTCCCGTCTTGGTCTTTCGCACCTCCGAGATGAGGTGGGCGCAGAGCGGAGCATGGGCTCCAGAAGTGCATCGCTGGAAGGGTAAGTACTATCTCTTCACGACGGTCTTCGATGACTCCAAACCTCTGCCGCCCGGTCGCAACGCCGTGCGCCCAGCCTACCGTCGCGGGACGATCAGCGCAGTGAGCGACAGCCCGCTCGGACCTTTCCATCCTGTGAACCCGGACGCGCCCCTGCCACCCTCGGACTTCATGACGCTGGACGGAACCCTCTATGTCGATCCCGTTGGAAAGCCGTGGCTCGTGTACGCCCATGAATGGCTGCAAAAGACGGATGGCACCATCGAAGCCGTACAGCTAACGGACGACCTTGCGAAGAGCGCAGCACCGCCCATCTTTCTCTTCAAGGCGTCTGACGCACCGTGGCTGGACAAGGACGTTGTCCCATCAACAGAGTCCAGCCAGTACGTCACGGATGGCCCTGAACTCTTCCGCACGCATGACGGCCACCTACTGATGTTGTGGTCAAGCTATTCGAACGATAGCAAGTACATTCAGACGATCGCGCGATCGAAGACGGGAGCGATCAACGGGCCGTGGGAGCAACTGGCCCCATTAGTCTACGAGGACAGCGGACACGGGATGCTCTTCCACGCCTTCGATGGGCAGCTGATGATGATCCTGCATCGGCCCTTCAAGAACGCGAGAGGAAAAGTCTACGACATGCAGGATGCCGGAGATCATCTGGAGATCGTGCGAGAGCGAACAGATCTAGATGCTCCATAA
- a CDS encoding PGN_0703 family putative restriction endonuclease yields the protein MLCADQTEIVIPAGLSLRSELSLRSLRLAVLSGHLHERTDGQVPSILFGQDEHGRHGNFHPDAYAAILQRADWAKRLEKVHTASKRMKPRSNWQWKELDCSNSSDALLMNIFCHPGTMASRSLRTLLNVEGSDEPEFGFKPRVPLQRAKSDATEVDLSLGDLLIEAKLTESDFQWAAPKLVSRYRDLETVFDVSELPMRDGRHAGYQLIRGTLAAYALGCSFCVLCDARRPDLIETWFKVMRAVIYTELRCRLKLLTWQELAFYLPQDLREFLAAKYGIFPVP from the coding sequence ATGTTGTGCGCCGATCAAACTGAAATCGTGATTCCCGCCGGGCTAAGTCTGCGGAGTGAACTGAGCCTTCGCAGCCTGCGGCTTGCCGTCCTGAGCGGCCATCTGCACGAGCGGACGGATGGGCAGGTTCCCAGCATCCTCTTCGGGCAGGATGAGCACGGACGGCATGGAAACTTTCACCCGGATGCTTACGCCGCAATCCTTCAGCGCGCGGATTGGGCGAAGCGCCTGGAGAAGGTCCATACCGCTTCGAAACGAATGAAGCCGCGTTCCAACTGGCAATGGAAGGAGCTGGATTGTTCGAACAGCTCCGATGCGCTCTTGATGAACATCTTTTGCCATCCGGGAACCATGGCGAGCAGAAGTTTGCGAACTTTATTGAATGTGGAGGGTAGTGATGAGCCAGAGTTTGGGTTCAAGCCTCGAGTTCCTTTGCAGCGAGCAAAGAGCGATGCGACAGAGGTGGACCTGAGCCTTGGCGACCTTCTGATCGAGGCCAAGCTAACGGAGTCGGACTTTCAATGGGCAGCGCCTAAGCTTGTCTCTCGCTATCGCGACCTTGAGACGGTCTTCGACGTGTCGGAGCTTCCCATGCGAGACGGCAGACACGCCGGCTATCAGCTGATCCGGGGTACGCTTGCCGCCTACGCTCTCGGCTGCTCATTCTGTGTACTCTGCGATGCTCGACGACCTGACCTGATAGAGACGTGGTTTAAGGTGATGCGGGCAGTGATCTACACGGAACTTCGGTGCCGGCTCAAACTACTCACCTGGCAGGAACTCGCGTTCTATCTCCCACAAGACCTGCGAGAGTTTCTAGCCGCGAAGTACGGCATCTTTCCGGTACCTTGA
- the dinB gene encoding DNA polymerase IV: MIEPPPPRKIVHVDMDAFYASVEQRDNPELRGRPVVVAWRGSRSVVCAASYEARKFGVRSAMPAVRAERLCPEAVFIPPDFVRYKAVSKAVRQIFERHTDLIEPLSLDEAYLDVTENKLGLATATRVAKRIRQEIREELNLTASAGVAPNKFLAKIASDWRKPDGLFVIQPHEVESFLVPLPVGRIPGVGQVTEARMKAVGIATVGDLCAMEMVMLEGYFGRYGRRLYELARGIDHNPVIANRASKSISAEDTFPVDIPLPETEPLLRKLAEKVWVASRQNARMARTVVLKLKTKEFNTLTRSLTPPTMPASLEEFANVAVSLAERVDLGPNQLFRLVGVGLSNFQVEQVIETPLFSNDEGDQALIASSSEDQSALPSDILDSLQSARK; encoded by the coding sequence ATGATCGAGCCGCCGCCACCTCGCAAGATCGTTCACGTCGATATGGACGCCTTCTACGCGTCGGTCGAACAACGCGACAATCCCGAGCTTCGAGGTCGTCCGGTCGTGGTCGCATGGCGTGGTTCTCGGTCAGTGGTGTGCGCGGCTTCGTATGAAGCGCGTAAGTTCGGCGTGCGGTCCGCGATGCCGGCAGTGCGGGCCGAGAGGCTCTGTCCAGAAGCCGTCTTCATCCCGCCTGACTTCGTCCGCTACAAGGCGGTATCAAAGGCGGTGCGGCAGATCTTCGAGCGCCACACCGATCTGATTGAGCCTTTGTCGCTCGACGAAGCTTACCTCGATGTGACGGAGAACAAGCTTGGGCTTGCAACCGCAACCCGGGTTGCTAAAAGGATCCGGCAGGAGATTCGCGAGGAGCTGAACCTGACTGCCTCTGCCGGGGTCGCGCCCAACAAGTTTCTTGCCAAGATTGCCTCCGACTGGAGGAAGCCGGATGGCCTCTTCGTGATTCAGCCCCATGAGGTCGAGAGCTTCCTTGTTCCGCTTCCCGTGGGCCGAATTCCTGGAGTTGGGCAGGTCACGGAAGCCCGCATGAAGGCCGTTGGCATCGCAACCGTTGGCGACCTTTGCGCGATGGAGATGGTCATGCTGGAAGGCTACTTTGGCCGCTATGGCCGGCGGCTGTATGAGCTCGCGCGCGGCATCGATCACAACCCCGTCATCGCGAACCGCGCGAGCAAATCGATCTCCGCGGAAGACACGTTTCCGGTAGACATCCCGCTCCCGGAGACCGAGCCGCTCCTGCGTAAGCTGGCGGAGAAGGTATGGGTGGCTTCGCGTCAGAACGCACGGATGGCGAGGACAGTTGTCTTGAAGCTGAAGACGAAGGAGTTCAACACCCTGACGCGCAGCCTGACTCCACCCACCATGCCAGCGTCGCTCGAGGAGTTCGCCAATGTGGCCGTCTCGCTTGCCGAACGCGTCGACCTTGGCCCCAATCAGCTCTTCCGCCTCGTGGGCGTGGGGTTGAGCAACTTCCAGGTTGAACAGGTCATCGAAACGCCGCTCTTCAGTAATGACGAAGGCGATCAGGCTTTGATTGCCTCCTCTTCTGAAGATCAATCTGCACTGCCATCAGACATCCTCGATAGCCTTCAATCTGCTAGAAAGTAA
- a CDS encoding fumarylacetoacetate hydrolase family protein: MKLLRYGNKGFERPGMLDEAGKLRDLSGVVPDIAGAVLSPDSLKKLLELDASTLPVVDGPYRVGPCVGAVGKFICIGLNYSDHAAESGMAVPKEPVVFMKATSSIIGPDDDVMIPRDSLKTDWEVELGVVIGKEAKYVDEAEALSYVAGYCVVNDLSERAFQLEGTGQWVKGKSADTFGPIGPWLVTTDEVPDPGSLHLWLEVDGHRFQDGTTATMVFGVAHLVSYLSRFMSLQPGDIISTGTPPGVGLGQKPPIYLKAGNKMRLGIDGLGKQTQNVVAYSPNL, encoded by the coding sequence ATGAAGCTACTGAGGTACGGGAACAAAGGATTCGAACGACCGGGGATGCTGGATGAAGCGGGCAAGCTGCGCGACCTCTCCGGAGTGGTGCCGGACATCGCGGGAGCGGTGCTTTCGCCGGACTCGCTGAAGAAGCTGCTGGAACTGGATGCGTCGACACTGCCGGTGGTCGATGGCCCTTATCGCGTAGGCCCATGCGTGGGTGCGGTGGGCAAGTTCATCTGCATCGGCCTTAACTACTCCGATCATGCAGCGGAATCGGGAATGGCGGTACCCAAGGAGCCGGTGGTCTTCATGAAAGCGACCTCGTCGATCATTGGCCCCGATGACGATGTGATGATCCCGAGGGACTCTCTGAAGACCGACTGGGAGGTTGAGCTTGGAGTGGTGATTGGCAAAGAGGCAAAGTATGTCGATGAGGCCGAGGCACTCTCATATGTCGCGGGATATTGCGTTGTGAACGACCTCTCGGAGCGTGCTTTTCAGCTTGAGGGTACCGGCCAATGGGTAAAGGGCAAGAGCGCCGACACCTTCGGCCCGATCGGCCCGTGGCTGGTGACCACGGATGAAGTCCCCGATCCGGGGAGTCTGCACCTTTGGCTCGAGGTCGACGGGCACAGATTCCAGGATGGCACGACGGCGACAATGGTCTTCGGGGTCGCCCATCTGGTGAGCTACCTGAGCCGGTTCATGAGCTTGCAGCCGGGCGACATCATCTCGACGGGCACGCCTCCAGGAGTCGGGCTTGGCCAGAAGCCTCCCATCTATCTGAAGGCAGGCAACAAGATGAGGCTCGGCATCGATGGTCTGGGCAAGCAGACGCAGAATGTCGTCGCCTACTCGCCGAACCTCTGA
- a CDS encoding beta strand repeat-containing protein: protein MMSFTRRKLLVAALVLAVGGDAASLWATSPLTTSTTLTISSNSVTTGTAVVLTATVTASGAPVAAGLVTFCDATAIYCEGPAVLGSAQISTGGAAVLKHIFGPGDHSVNAIFAGTHAAFASASSTASISVSGTAASNTVAASSGSAANYSLTATVGYHGLATPAGSEMVSFIDTSNKNLLLGSADISIAAAPLYDFITIPTSPVTVGAIPAAVISGDFNNDGIPDFATANLQDNTISVFFGDGTGAFTQAAGSPFAVGAGPTALAVADLNADGHLDILSANAVAGSISILFGNASGGFSAGPNVTVGSGPQSIVAGDFNGDGLPDIAVANVYDSTITVLINDGSGGFASNPSTTYAVGQNPSWIGAADFNSDGFLDLAVVNTTSNNVTILKGDGVGGFTPLPGSPFATLSYPVSATVGDFNADGKADLAVVSATGNTLSILLNTGTRLAASGSPYSTGDSPSAIAVSDFNGDGKQDLIVTNGNANTATVLFGDGTGAFSNGTNSVVANLDSPASVTTADFDGDGTQDLAITNVGGGSTSIRPLQITRSATATLASVVVPGAAIAHAISATYAGDTLYAASTSSPISLTGTPIATTDTLTISPTSSVEYGQVVQLTTAIAPPSASNYTATGTVKFFDGSTVLGQSNLSNGQALLSVNSFSVAQHSLSAAYAGDANFVASNSSSSVLTVNKAIIKITLTGTPGSGAAFTFTANVTSFTSGVPTGTVGFYDGNTLIGSSPLVAGVATYTVTSLAAGVHSVTATYSGDSDYVGGTSAALAASTGDFTFAAVQPAMTVLPGKSVAYQLTATPNTSFPNPITFSVTGLPAGATATFSPATLTPGDAATSTTMTVTVAKEVAGLHRLPSTLAMALTLFLLPFATLRRFRRAASSLSRALYMTVIVLAGTGALIVLTGCGSTGYLGQASRNYTLTVTAASGTLTHTTSLQLNVQ, encoded by the coding sequence ATGATGTCCTTCACTCGCAGAAAGCTTCTTGTCGCCGCACTTGTTCTTGCCGTTGGTGGAGATGCGGCCAGCCTTTGGGCGACTTCGCCTCTCACCACCAGCACTACCTTGACGATCTCCAGCAACTCTGTGACGACGGGAACGGCGGTGGTTCTGACCGCTACCGTGACTGCTTCGGGAGCCCCGGTCGCTGCTGGGCTCGTGACCTTCTGTGACGCCACCGCCATCTACTGCGAGGGCCCGGCGGTGCTTGGCTCTGCGCAGATCTCGACTGGCGGCGCGGCTGTGCTCAAACACATCTTTGGCCCTGGCGATCACTCGGTGAATGCCATCTTCGCCGGCACGCACGCGGCATTTGCAAGCGCGTCCTCAACCGCTTCTATCAGCGTCAGCGGCACGGCAGCTTCGAACACGGTTGCCGCCAGCAGCGGAAGTGCCGCCAACTACTCTCTGACCGCCACGGTTGGTTATCACGGGCTCGCCACTCCGGCCGGCAGCGAGATGGTGAGCTTCATCGACACCAGCAACAAAAATCTTCTGCTGGGCTCGGCAGATATATCGATAGCTGCTGCGCCCCTGTACGACTTCATAACCATCCCTACCTCGCCGGTCACGGTTGGCGCGATCCCTGCCGCTGTGATCTCGGGAGACTTCAACAACGACGGCATCCCTGACTTCGCCACTGCGAATCTTCAGGACAACACGATAAGCGTCTTTTTTGGCGACGGAACGGGAGCTTTTACCCAGGCAGCAGGATCGCCCTTTGCGGTTGGGGCTGGACCGACAGCGCTCGCGGTTGCCGATCTCAATGCCGATGGCCACCTCGACATCCTCTCGGCGAATGCGGTGGCCGGTAGCATCTCCATCCTCTTCGGAAACGCCAGTGGCGGATTCAGCGCCGGCCCGAACGTGACCGTTGGCAGCGGCCCGCAGTCGATCGTCGCAGGCGACTTCAACGGCGACGGTCTGCCCGATATCGCAGTTGCAAACGTGTACGACTCCACGATCACGGTTCTGATCAACGATGGCAGCGGCGGTTTTGCCTCCAACCCGTCCACAACCTACGCCGTGGGACAAAATCCATCGTGGATCGGGGCAGCTGACTTCAACAGCGATGGCTTCCTCGATCTTGCCGTAGTCAATACGACCTCGAACAACGTCACCATCCTTAAGGGAGATGGCGTTGGAGGATTCACGCCCCTGCCGGGCTCGCCCTTCGCAACCCTGTCCTACCCGGTGTCGGCGACTGTGGGCGACTTCAACGCGGACGGCAAGGCAGACCTAGCCGTAGTCAGCGCGACCGGCAACACGCTCTCGATCCTGCTGAACACAGGCACACGTCTGGCCGCGTCCGGCTCGCCTTACAGCACGGGCGATAGTCCCAGCGCCATCGCCGTAAGCGACTTCAACGGCGACGGTAAACAGGACCTCATCGTCACGAACGGCAACGCGAATACGGCGACGGTCTTGTTCGGTGACGGCACCGGCGCATTTTCAAATGGCACGAACTCCGTCGTCGCAAACCTCGACTCCCCGGCGTCAGTAACTACGGCGGACTTCGACGGCGACGGGACCCAGGATCTTGCAATCACGAACGTGGGCGGCGGTTCGACCAGCATCCGTCCGCTCCAGATCACGCGGTCGGCCACTGCGACCCTGGCATCGGTTGTGGTTCCGGGTGCGGCGATAGCCCATGCGATCTCCGCGACCTACGCTGGCGATACTCTCTATGCGGCGAGCACCTCCTCCCCCATCTCCCTTACCGGAACGCCCATTGCGACAACCGACACACTCACGATCTCTCCGACTTCATCGGTCGAGTACGGACAGGTGGTGCAGTTGACGACGGCGATTGCACCTCCCTCGGCCTCGAACTACACGGCGACCGGCACGGTGAAGTTCTTCGATGGCAGCACGGTCCTCGGTCAGTCGAATCTGTCGAACGGACAGGCGCTTCTCAGCGTGAACTCGTTCTCGGTAGCTCAGCACAGTCTCTCGGCGGCCTATGCCGGTGATGCAAACTTTGTCGCCAGCAACAGCTCATCCTCTGTGCTTACGGTGAACAAGGCGATCATCAAGATCACACTGACAGGTACGCCTGGGTCTGGTGCCGCCTTTACCTTCACCGCGAACGTGACGTCGTTCACGAGTGGAGTTCCGACCGGAACCGTTGGCTTTTACGATGGCAATACTCTCATCGGCTCATCCCCGCTCGTCGCCGGAGTGGCGACCTATACGGTTACCTCGCTCGCAGCCGGTGTTCACTCTGTCACCGCGACCTACAGCGGTGACAGTGATTATGTTGGAGGCACATCGGCCGCGCTTGCTGCCTCCACGGGTGACTTCACGTTTGCGGCAGTCCAGCCGGCAATGACTGTGCTCCCTGGCAAGAGCGTTGCCTACCAGTTGACTGCCACGCCGAACACCAGCTTCCCAAACCCCATCACGTTCTCCGTCACCGGACTCCCGGCCGGAGCAACAGCGACGTTCTCGCCAGCTACGCTGACTCCCGGAGATGCAGCCACTTCAACAACGATGACCGTGACCGTGGCTAAGGAAGTGGCGGGTCTTCACCGGTTGCCTTCCACCCTCGCCATGGCCCTTACTCTGTTTCTCCTGCCCTTTGCAACGCTGCGCCGCTTCAGAAGAGCCGCCAGCTCACTTTCGCGCGCTCTTTACATGACGGTGATCGTGCTTGCCGGCACTGGCGCTCTCATCGTCCTTACAGGCTGCGGCAGCACTGGGTATCTAGGCCAGGCCTCGCGCAACTACACGCTCACTGTCACTGCCGCCAGTGGAACGCTGACGCATACAACGTCGCTGCAGTTGAACGTTCAATGA